The Eubacteriaceae bacterium Marseille-Q4139 genome has a window encoding:
- a CDS encoding putative Ig domain-containing protein, whose product MRKHRRKFSRFLAAFLSAALLTQPGMTVLGAVPDAGGAVGGKPRTATDSNASESDRVATASNAGISVMSLLPLEEREATLTLNFYSEEELSAVPLKDLLDMMVDENGDPVEIPEEANIVWTYLRDENGNVLEDEYRLQDRDVVLDMRPEYYSSSYNWSYEMEMIVGSGKQLDPGNIRYHVQVVIDFDRADASLFLGEYSSDELSAMPLETILTLLTDAAGEPIEIPEDAKLVWYDYNGDWTYHLKERNETVDLSTSSPYRDFYLIAEDSERQVCGTFYSIRAYYNNITVDLKNPMMYQPTSQGDIWPDDVLWERLGKVPDTDIQMTWLTCIDSEYEEGDEYSLVFNAEIDGDAEGFQIDVYPMENFLDYYRNGADLTGAITDVVLNGNEEDYLATFDSIPEDFIGDNVFCFVFSDKEKGAVLGYFGVVVTVEKESVQAEGRILAYENGTMKDVGERSYYSGGGINKMIFRAERGNVAYQYSNYNNYFYLEAGYPENATYYYVLKDGTGVEKVVKGAYESIASAEALGAEDITDQILPSDTDSAPYGYAIDFGETPFFEMTVFLEDGIRHHHSIWLYETAPEDIYFMINSVKKYTSWMVEPDMDTYYDMGYQTGFILDEDADLAHLVPYFYAGADVRVHSGTEQISGQTENDFSDGTVTYKATLGDTERQYFVTFAKKEQGPKLFVNGPDTREVFLTDYYDNRHDILVANIGSEALTGLKAELIDATHVKLDDYWNIGGENNETLEAFESVSTSSMANLAKVRLVPDGEGEISGTLKISADGQEDVLIELQGFAGNPEITTESLADGVKFVPYSFMIDTSNIHSDWIKVSYSLEGTLPDGVTFNTSTGEIYGVPQETGEFPITVTADFNRKEFVPSTAEFVLTVNENTNENVYMETDEGYLIETPLGKESTEGSYDFVVTSTRDQLFVSAGTIDEFIDFWLNGEKLTDGVDYEKESGSTRITIKSQTFKNKTVSGANTIAAEFRVDGDRDKELKRTAQNFRLDLSGGDDYDEPDTPENPGSSGDSGNNGSSGNDSDNDSDNSHTTVYRPNDTSTPSYTDASWLQDENGWKCQKPDGTLLTDTWQQIPYNGTLNWYFFDEQGYMMTGWLNRGGSWYYLNPASDGTRGRMMTGWQYIGDIWYYFGENDAEEGKMVSEGWHYLSYNGAVNWYHFNADGGMDTGWLEIGGQTYYLYPVADGTRGYMMTGWQQIGGNWYYFSEEEGAGFGAMKRSAWIGDDYVDSDGIWVQ is encoded by the coding sequence TTGAGAAAACACAGACGAAAATTCTCAAGATTCCTGGCGGCGTTCCTTAGCGCGGCGCTTCTGACACAGCCGGGAATGACAGTGCTCGGCGCCGTGCCCGATGCGGGCGGCGCTGTTGGCGGGAAACCCCGGACAGCAACCGATTCCAACGCATCGGAAAGCGACCGGGTGGCGACGGCTTCCAATGCAGGGATCTCGGTGATGTCGCTGCTGCCGTTGGAGGAGAGGGAGGCGACGCTTACTCTGAATTTTTATTCGGAAGAAGAGCTGAGCGCCGTGCCATTAAAAGATCTTTTGGACATGATGGTGGATGAAAACGGAGATCCTGTTGAAATTCCGGAAGAGGCCAACATCGTGTGGACGTACCTTCGGGACGAGAATGGCAATGTCCTTGAAGATGAGTACCGTCTCCAGGATCGGGATGTAGTTTTGGACATGCGGCCGGAATATTACAGTTCCAGTTATAACTGGTCTTATGAGATGGAAATGATTGTCGGCAGCGGAAAGCAGCTTGATCCAGGCAATATCCGCTATCATGTGCAGGTCGTAATTGATTTTGACAGAGCCGATGCCAGCCTTTTCTTGGGAGAATATTCAAGTGATGAACTTTCTGCAATGCCTTTGGAGACGATCCTTACGCTTCTTACGGATGCTGCCGGAGAGCCCATCGAGATCCCGGAGGATGCAAAGCTTGTCTGGTACGACTATAATGGTGACTGGACATATCATCTGAAGGAGCGGAACGAGACCGTAGATTTGAGTACATCCTCCCCTTACCGTGATTTTTACCTGATTGCAGAGGACAGTGAGCGTCAGGTTTGCGGTACCTTTTACAGCATCCGTGCTTATTACAATAATATAACGGTCGATCTTAAGAATCCGATGATGTACCAGCCGACAAGTCAGGGAGATATCTGGCCGGATGACGTTTTATGGGAAAGGCTCGGGAAAGTACCGGACACGGATATTCAAATGACCTGGCTTACCTGCATCGATTCTGAGTACGAAGAGGGAGATGAATACTCCCTTGTTTTCAACGCAGAGATAGACGGAGATGCAGAAGGCTTCCAGATTGATGTCTATCCTATGGAAAATTTCCTGGATTACTATCGAAACGGAGCCGACCTTACGGGTGCCATTACGGATGTAGTTCTGAATGGGAATGAGGAAGATTATCTTGCAACCTTCGACAGCATCCCGGAGGATTTCATAGGGGATAATGTTTTCTGCTTCGTATTTTCAGACAAAGAAAAGGGAGCGGTACTTGGATATTTCGGAGTCGTTGTGACAGTCGAGAAAGAGTCCGTTCAGGCTGAGGGAAGAATTCTGGCTTATGAAAACGGAACCATGAAAGATGTCGGCGAACGCTCTTATTATAGCGGCGGCGGAATCAATAAGATGATCTTTCGGGCTGAAAGAGGAAATGTAGCTTATCAGTATTCAAACTATAACAATTACTTTTATCTGGAAGCAGGGTATCCGGAAAATGCTACCTACTATTATGTGCTGAAGGATGGAACTGGTGTTGAAAAGGTTGTGAAGGGAGCATATGAATCCATTGCGTCGGCAGAGGCACTTGGCGCAGAGGATATTACGGATCAGATACTCCCGTCCGATACGGATTCCGCTCCTTATGGATATGCAATAGACTTCGGTGAGACGCCCTTTTTCGAGATGACCGTATTCTTAGAGGATGGGATCAGACACCACCATTCGATCTGGCTTTATGAGACAGCGCCGGAAGATATATATTTTATGATTAACAGCGTAAAAAAATACACCTCCTGGATGGTTGAGCCAGATATGGACACCTACTATGACATGGGCTACCAGACCGGCTTCATTCTGGATGAAGATGCAGATCTGGCCCATCTGGTACCATATTTCTACGCCGGAGCCGATGTCCGCGTCCACAGCGGAACGGAGCAGATTTCCGGCCAGACAGAAAACGATTTTTCCGATGGAACAGTCACATATAAGGCAACGCTTGGTGACACGGAAAGACAGTATTTCGTCACCTTCGCAAAGAAAGAACAGGGCCCGAAGCTCTTTGTCAACGGCCCTGACACAAGGGAAGTTTTCCTGACAGATTACTATGACAACCGCCATGATATCCTGGTTGCCAACATCGGAAGCGAGGCGCTCACCGGCTTAAAGGCAGAGTTAATTGACGCCACGCATGTAAAACTCGACGACTACTGGAATATCGGAGGCGAAAACAATGAAACGCTGGAGGCATTTGAATCTGTCTCCACAAGCAGCATGGCGAACCTGGCAAAAGTACGCCTTGTACCGGACGGCGAAGGTGAGATCAGCGGAACCTTAAAGATCTCCGCAGACGGCCAGGAGGACGTGCTCATTGAGCTTCAGGGTTTTGCAGGAAATCCGGAGATTACAACGGAAAGCCTGGCAGACGGCGTGAAGTTTGTCCCCTATTCCTTCATGATCGACACAAGCAACATCCATTCTGACTGGATCAAAGTGTCGTACAGCCTGGAAGGCACATTGCCCGACGGAGTGACGTTCAATACCTCGACGGGCGAGATTTACGGCGTGCCCCAGGAAACCGGGGAATTCCCGATCACGGTGACAGCAGACTTTAACCGGAAGGAATTTGTTCCGTCGACAGCCGAGTTTGTACTGACCGTCAATGAGAATACAAACGAAAATGTTTACATGGAAACCGATGAAGGCTACCTCATCGAGACTCCGCTTGGTAAGGAAAGCACAGAGGGAAGCTATGATTTCGTTGTGACAAGCACGAGGGATCAGCTCTTTGTTTCCGCCGGTACCATCGATGAGTTCATCGACTTCTGGTTAAACGGTGAAAAGCTGACGGACGGCGTGGATTATGAAAAGGAATCCGGCAGTACGCGCATCACCATCAAGAGCCAGACCTTTAAAAACAAGACCGTAAGCGGCGCCAATACCATAGCGGCTGAGTTCCGTGTGGACGGCGACAGGGATAAGGAATTGAAGCGCACGGCACAGAACTTCCGTCTTGACTTATCCGGCGGAGATGATTATGACGAACCGGATACACCTGAGAATCCGGGCAGCAGCGGAGACAGCGGAAATAACGGCAGTTCCGGAAATGACTCCGACAACGATTCCGACAACAGCCATACAACCGTTTACCGGCCAAACGATACCTCCACGCCGTCCTACACCGACGCCTCCTGGCTCCAGGACGAGAATGGCTGGAAGTGTCAAAAGCCGGACGGCACGCTCCTTACCGACACATGGCAGCAGATCCCGTACAACGGAACCCTGAACTGGTATTTCTTCGATGAGCAGGGCTACATGATGACGGGCTGGCTAAACCGCGGCGGCTCCTGGTACTACTTAAATCCCGCTTCTGACGGCACAAGAGGCCGGATGATGACCGGCTGGCAGTACATCGGCGATATCTGGTACTACTTTGGTGAAAACGATGCCGAAGAGGGAAAGATGGTATCGGAGGGCTGGCATTACCTCTCCTATAACGGAGCAGTAAACTGGTATCATTTCAATGCCGACGGCGGCATGGATACCGGCTGGCTGGAAATCGGCGGCCAGACCTACTACCTGTACCCGGTTGCCGACGGGACGCGCGGCTACATGATGACGGGCTGGCAGCAGATCGGCGGAAACTGGTACTACTTTAGCGAAGAAGAAGGCGCAGGCTTCGGCGCCATGAAACGGAGCGCATGGATCGGTGACGACTATGTAGACAGCGATGGAATCTGGGTGCAGTAA
- a CDS encoding protein kinase, translating into MSEIAASRYEIIKKLGAGGGGSVFLAEDMRLAKQVVLKIDKRKITTRTELLRREVDILKDLKHPNIPAVYDFFAENEKVVTVMEYIEGESLDKPLKRGEKFPQAQVLEWGKELLEALCYLHKPVHGTPPRGFVHSDIKPANLMRRTDNTVCLIDFNIALALGETNIIGCSAGYASPEHYGIDFSSDSETVNTEGATDVLGGGENDETEAVSVDRTLTEEEAAVSVKSESSSSARKRIVVPDVRSDIYSTGATLYHLMSGVRPARNATEVVPLSKKEFSPLVVKIITKAMNPNPDLRYQTAEEMLDDLLKIRERDPRVRRLKAVRLAGVGVLSLFLAGGAAAAFVGLKQMETTESWLKLSEYSGNALESGDRKQAVAYALEALPAETGPFTPPYLPEVQKALTDALGVYDLADGFQTFRYAKLPSAPLFLKLSPEGKTAACVYSGGTAIIDTETADILKTLETESSALSEVRYVNEEEILYAGSQGISAYSLKDEKTVWTGEMATAIAVSADGTRAAAVYRDEPSAAVYDTADGTKIAGIDFEGKSQSAAVNDSFANPNDNLLSLNADGTLLGVSFSDGSLKVYDLAGEGRDLELFEADSGFTHFEGGFFGKYFAFSGTGDGSSVFAVIDMEELVQTGGFESKSAFHVQADETGIYVQTENLLVQIDPVTGDQTPLVTTPENILSFAGSDSHTVIATEQGLQFFDRNASLTESFRKEYGSELLGIAGRMAVVGSRDTPLVQILRYESHPEAEVFSYDPSIPHDEARISADKKTVMLFRYDKFYLFLADGTLISETEIPDAEEVFDQQFVRDGEASRLDVYYNDGKVISYDAADGALLSETMGEKPDSTLFEEFYTDRLRIESPLHGTPAAYDKESGRLIKELAQDAYLTYVTQAGDYVVTQYVTADGEYYGQLLNESCEVLAELPYLSDVMGETLLFDYPTGNLRESRIYNLNELIQTAQNKTGGE; encoded by the coding sequence ATGTCAGAGATTGCAGCATCGAGATATGAAATCATCAAAAAACTTGGCGCCGGAGGCGGCGGGAGCGTGTTCCTGGCAGAAGACATGCGCCTTGCAAAGCAGGTCGTCTTAAAGATTGACAAGCGGAAGATCACGACGCGGACAGAGCTTCTCCGCCGCGAGGTCGACATTTTAAAGGATTTAAAGCACCCCAACATCCCTGCGGTCTACGACTTTTTTGCAGAAAACGAGAAGGTCGTCACCGTCATGGAATATATCGAAGGGGAGAGCCTGGATAAGCCGCTAAAAAGGGGAGAGAAATTCCCCCAGGCGCAGGTACTTGAGTGGGGAAAAGAGCTTTTGGAGGCGCTCTGTTACCTCCATAAGCCGGTTCACGGCACGCCGCCCCGCGGCTTTGTCCACAGCGACATCAAGCCGGCAAATCTGATGCGGCGGACGGACAATACGGTCTGCCTCATCGACTTTAACATCGCGCTGGCGCTCGGGGAGACGAATATCATCGGGTGCAGCGCCGGATACGCGTCGCCGGAGCATTACGGCATTGATTTTTCCTCGGATTCGGAGACCGTAAACACCGAAGGGGCGACGGATGTCCTTGGCGGCGGGGAAAACGACGAGACAGAGGCCGTGTCCGTGGACAGGACGCTGACGGAAGAGGAAGCGGCTGTTTCCGTAAAATCAGAGAGCAGCTCGTCTGCGAGGAAGCGGATCGTCGTCCCTGATGTCCGCTCCGATATTTACAGCACCGGGGCGACCCTGTATCACCTGATGAGCGGTGTCCGTCCGGCCAGGAACGCGACGGAGGTTGTGCCGCTTTCCAAAAAGGAATTCAGCCCCCTTGTGGTGAAAATCATCACGAAGGCCATGAACCCCAATCCCGACCTCCGCTACCAGACGGCGGAGGAGATGCTCGACGATCTTTTAAAGATCCGGGAGCGGGATCCCAGAGTCAGGCGCTTAAAAGCCGTCCGCCTCGCAGGCGTCGGGGTCCTTTCCCTTTTCCTTGCAGGCGGGGCAGCGGCGGCCTTTGTCGGGTTAAAGCAGATGGAGACAACGGAAAGCTGGTTAAAGCTTTCGGAGTATTCCGGGAATGCCTTAGAATCCGGCGACAGAAAACAGGCCGTGGCGTATGCGCTGGAGGCGCTGCCGGCTGAGACGGGCCCTTTTACGCCTCCGTACCTTCCGGAGGTTCAAAAGGCCCTGACGGATGCCCTCGGCGTCTATGACCTTGCGGACGGGTTCCAGACCTTCCGGTATGCCAAGCTTCCTTCGGCACCGCTTTTTCTTAAGCTGTCGCCGGAGGGAAAAACGGCGGCCTGCGTATATTCCGGCGGGACGGCCATTATCGATACGGAGACGGCGGATATTCTTAAGACATTGGAAACGGAAAGCTCGGCGCTCTCCGAGGTTCGGTACGTGAATGAGGAAGAAATCCTCTATGCCGGAAGCCAGGGAATTTCCGCATACAGCTTAAAGGACGAAAAAACGGTATGGACAGGGGAGATGGCGACGGCCATCGCAGTTTCTGCCGATGGGACGAGGGCAGCCGCCGTTTACCGGGATGAGCCGTCGGCGGCCGTCTACGATACGGCGGACGGAACGAAAATAGCCGGCATTGATTTTGAGGGAAAGAGCCAGAGCGCTGCGGTCAACGACAGCTTTGCAAACCCCAACGACAACCTGCTTTCCCTGAACGCCGACGGCACGCTCCTTGGAGTCAGCTTTTCGGACGGCTCTTTGAAGGTCTATGACCTCGCGGGAGAAGGGCGTGATCTGGAGCTTTTTGAGGCAGATTCCGGCTTTACCCATTTTGAGGGCGGCTTTTTCGGAAAATACTTTGCGTTTTCCGGCACGGGAGACGGATCTTCGGTTTTTGCCGTCATCGATATGGAGGAGCTTGTTCAGACCGGCGGCTTTGAATCAAAAAGCGCCTTCCATGTGCAGGCGGATGAGACAGGGATTTATGTCCAGACAGAAAATCTCCTGGTGCAGATCGACCCGGTCACGGGAGACCAGACGCCGCTTGTGACGACGCCGGAAAACATCCTGAGCTTTGCGGGAAGCGACAGCCACACGGTCATTGCGACGGAACAGGGGCTTCAGTTTTTCGACAGGAACGCATCCCTTACGGAAAGCTTCCGGAAGGAATACGGAAGCGAGCTTTTGGGGATTGCAGGCCGAATGGCCGTTGTCGGAAGCCGCGATACGCCTCTCGTACAGATTCTGCGGTATGAGAGCCATCCGGAGGCGGAGGTTTTTTCCTATGACCCGTCCATCCCCCATGACGAAGCCAGGATCAGCGCCGATAAAAAGACGGTCATGCTGTTTCGGTATGATAAATTTTACTTATTTTTGGCGGACGGGACGCTGATTTCGGAGACGGAGATTCCGGATGCAGAGGAGGTCTTCGACCAGCAGTTTGTCCGGGATGGCGAAGCTTCCAGGCTGGACGTTTACTATAACGATGGAAAAGTTATCTCCTACGATGCGGCCGACGGGGCGCTTTTATCCGAAACCATGGGAGAAAAGCCGGACTCCACGCTTTTTGAAGAGTTTTACACCGACCGTCTGCGGATCGAATCCCCGCTTCACGGGACGCCGGCCGCTTACGATAAGGAGAGCGGCAGGCTCATAAAGGAACTGGCGCAGGACGCGTACCTCACCTATGTGACTCAGGCCGGGGACTATGTGGTGACGCAGTATGTGACGGCAGACGGTGAGTATTACGGCCAGCTTTTAAATGAAAGCTGCGAGGTGCTGGCCGAGCTTCCGTATCTTAGCGACGTCATGGGCGAAACGCTCTTATTCGATTATCCAACCGGTAATTTGCGGGAATCCCGCATTTACAATTTAAACGAGCTGATTCAAACGGCTCAAAATAAGACAGGAGGAGAGTAG
- a CDS encoding prepilin peptidase has translation MTSFQFAVLFFCTLCFGSIIGAYFTTAEYRIQNGLPLITRKCYCPSCSHVLTAVHQIPLVGFFLLRGRCHYCHAPIPVRYPLIEGGFLAGYGLSFLLLFRHPVLLSALWLSALWLLLIFRCRRRHHGLLKGLLIFSAYHLVYGLLLFAILS, from the coding sequence ATGACATCGTTTCAATTTGCAGTTCTTTTTTTCTGCACGCTTTGCTTCGGAAGCATCATCGGCGCCTATTTTACGACGGCCGAATACCGGATCCAAAACGGCCTGCCCTTAATCACCAGGAAATGTTACTGTCCAAGCTGCTCCCATGTGCTGACGGCTGTCCACCAGATTCCCCTCGTGGGCTTTTTTCTCCTTCGCGGCCGGTGCCATTACTGCCATGCGCCGATCCCTGTCCGCTATCCGCTCATCGAAGGCGGGTTCCTCGCAGGCTACGGGCTTTCTTTCCTGCTTCTTTTCCGGCACCCGGTTCTTCTCTCCGCCCTTTGGCTTTCTGCCCTGTGGCTTCTTCTTATTTTCCGCTGCCGGCGCCGCCATCACGGACTCCTGAAAGGGCTCCTTATTTTCTCGGCCTATCATCTTGTCTACGGCCTGCTCCTTTTCGCCATCCTCTCTTAA
- a CDS encoding serine/threonine-protein phosphatase: MEFYTGCLTEKGPYRKKNQDSAVCMKSRKKGAALLAACVCDGIGSFADSEIASGMVTEGISRWFDGIIGLYPDVMDEDMLTEDLEITVRELNELVFEYRKKYEVNIGCTMSLLLLTEESYYVFHVGDSRICFVEDGLNQITRDEVAVVEKDGEVKKLLANYVGKSGELWVNKLNGSVTEGMKFLLGTDGLFKKLLEDDVREETAEIRGDDAAVAACKTFMNRVMERGERDNISCILVCVSASS; encoded by the coding sequence ATGGAGTTTTATACCGGATGCCTGACAGAGAAAGGCCCGTACAGAAAGAAAAACCAGGACTCCGCCGTCTGCATGAAGAGCCGCAAAAAGGGCGCGGCCCTTTTAGCCGCCTGCGTCTGCGACGGGATCGGGAGCTTTGCCGACAGTGAAATCGCCTCCGGCATGGTAACGGAGGGGATTTCCAGATGGTTTGACGGCATTATCGGCCTTTATCCGGACGTGATGGACGAGGACATGCTCACGGAAGATCTGGAAATCACGGTTCGGGAACTAAACGAGCTTGTTTTTGAATATCGGAAGAAATATGAAGTGAACATCGGCTGTACCATGTCGCTGCTTCTTCTCACAGAGGAAAGCTACTATGTGTTCCATGTGGGAGACAGCCGGATCTGTTTTGTGGAAGACGGGTTAAATCAGATTACCCGGGACGAGGTTGCAGTGGTGGAAAAAGACGGGGAAGTGAAAAAGCTGCTTGCCAATTATGTGGGAAAGTCCGGGGAACTCTGGGTGAATAAGTTAAACGGAAGCGTAACGGAAGGCATGAAATTCCTTTTGGGGACAGACGGGCTTTTTAAAAAGCTTTTGGAGGATGATGTGCGGGAGGAAACGGCCGAAATCCGTGGAGATGACGCGGCCGTGGCGGCCTGCAAAACATTCATGAACCGCGTCATGGAGCGGGGAGAGCGGGACAATATTTCCTGCATCCTGGTCTGCGTTTCGGCCTCATCCTGA
- a CDS encoding FHA domain-containing protein, giving the protein MLTDVVIANKSYTKLTVPAGSQTDQIALRVIRRDCPDFLLPIKVMEIDGELEIRYELLEGVRLSYFPKKMKKREFIDLFVRLLSPFKECSDWFLDYHNFLLDENYILVGKNGGGVKYVYLPAAEYASSDSAVRDFFTGLMLDMDITDDPAYMVGLLRICKNPDANLLTLLEYFKKESAEPRKEAAAVYDAPKPAEAARPVMVQAEERKLPEKEETPAKAVKNLFSKKAETPKPPVTEAPPARPGTPPAQFGKNNETDRLAAGLFGDQEEPEKEKKKKQPKGGGLFGLFKGKQKEKEEPSAGIALPVSATVQETVQAAKPQQAEQERVPYDVPSYTPPKDLELDDATEIQDDCEASSGGNVLVLRLESCTGCRCPEYIELDLGSGPITVGRLDKSGVPQADYNFDYAVSFVSRRHFRLEKAADGFRIIDVGSTNGTELNGNLLVMNMPYPLSKGDTVSIHLNRRGMTYRVS; this is encoded by the coding sequence ATGCTGACAGATGTGGTAATTGCCAATAAGAGCTATACGAAACTGACGGTGCCGGCCGGAAGCCAAACCGATCAGATCGCTTTGCGGGTCATAAGGCGTGACTGCCCGGATTTTCTTCTTCCCATAAAGGTCATGGAAATCGATGGGGAGTTAGAGATCCGGTACGAGCTTTTGGAAGGCGTGCGCCTTTCCTATTTTCCGAAGAAAATGAAAAAGAGGGAATTCATCGACCTGTTTGTCAGGCTTTTAAGCCCGTTTAAAGAGTGCTCCGACTGGTTCCTCGACTACCATAATTTCCTTCTGGATGAAAATTATATCCTGGTGGGGAAAAATGGGGGAGGCGTGAAATACGTCTACCTTCCGGCGGCAGAGTACGCCTCGTCCGACAGCGCGGTGCGGGATTTCTTTACGGGGCTTATGCTGGACATGGACATTACGGACGACCCGGCTTATATGGTGGGGCTCCTTCGGATCTGCAAAAACCCGGACGCAAACCTTTTAACGCTTTTAGAGTATTTTAAAAAGGAATCCGCAGAACCCAGGAAAGAGGCGGCTGCGGTTTACGATGCGCCAAAACCGGCCGAAGCAGCAAGGCCTGTGATGGTGCAGGCGGAGGAAAGAAAGCTTCCGGAAAAGGAAGAAACGCCGGCAAAGGCCGTAAAGAACCTGTTTTCAAAAAAGGCGGAGACGCCGAAGCCGCCTGTCACGGAGGCGCCGCCTGCAAGGCCCGGAACGCCGCCGGCACAGTTTGGGAAAAATAACGAGACGGACCGTCTGGCAGCCGGGCTTTTCGGCGACCAGGAGGAGCCGGAAAAGGAGAAGAAGAAAAAGCAGCCGAAGGGCGGCGGCCTGTTTGGCCTTTTTAAGGGAAAACAAAAAGAAAAGGAAGAACCGTCCGCCGGCATAGCACTCCCCGTATCCGCAACCGTCCAGGAGACTGTGCAGGCCGCAAAGCCGCAGCAGGCCGAGCAGGAGCGCGTCCCGTACGATGTCCCCTCCTATACGCCGCCAAAGGATTTGGAGCTTGACGACGCCACAGAGATCCAGGATGACTGTGAGGCGTCGAGCGGCGGAAATGTGCTTGTGCTGCGTCTGGAATCCTGTACGGGGTGCCGCTGTCCGGAATACATCGAGCTGGATCTGGGAAGCGGCCCAATCACCGTAGGACGTCTCGATAAGAGCGGCGTCCCCCAGGCCGATTATAACTTTGACTATGCCGTATCCTTTGTAAGCCGCCGCCATTTCCGCCTGGAAAAGGCTGCCGACGGCTTTCGGATCATCGACGTGGGTTCCACCAACGGAACCGAGTTAAACGGGAACCTCCTTGTGATGAACATGCCGTACCCGCTTTCCAAGGGCGATACGGTTTCCATCCATTTAAACAGGCGGGGCATGACCTACCGGGTATCATAG
- a CDS encoding WG repeat-containing protein, producing the protein MAGKKNVVGRAKGSAVLALGGILCGGWLLAGFVMVTGNEARKQESLIRSADILLEDELYVRAAGVYTTALRTYSTEQNPVYEEKLLDIYRTGGMMEEYYGLIEDRMEKGAAKPEEYMALASYYVDGEAVNRAIPVLKDGISRYGSEDMIALYESVSYAYAPASTNYTEVKMPSSDWYIPAFDGEHWGYIGDNGKTRLPFLYEEATSFSGNYAVVKQDGQYLLIDKNGYRNAVDKNGLEEVTAISGSRIIGKKDGRYRIYTNTFTPLGEETYEAASFGGNGMAAVKKDGKWAFLDEKLEAVTEYAFTDVAVNSRGEVFSGGYAAVSDESGYFLINEKGEACFEARFAGAKGMEGGLAAMADASGNWGFVNEKGEVLVDFLYQDVYSFSDRLAAVKYAGKWGYLNRYGTMMIEPQFETAFPFHEGRALVTDDMGRYKVLELKYFDLF; encoded by the coding sequence ATGGCAGGAAAGAAGAATGTTGTAGGCAGGGCAAAGGGATCGGCCGTCCTGGCGCTTGGCGGGATTTTATGCGGCGGCTGGCTTCTAGCCGGCTTTGTCATGGTGACGGGAAATGAAGCGAGGAAGCAGGAAAGCCTGATCCGTTCGGCCGATATCCTTTTGGAGGATGAGCTTTATGTGCGGGCAGCAGGCGTCTACACGACGGCTCTCCGGACATACAGCACGGAGCAGAATCCCGTCTATGAAGAGAAGCTTCTGGATATTTACCGGACAGGCGGGATGATGGAGGAATACTACGGGCTCATTGAAGACCGGATGGAAAAGGGCGCCGCAAAGCCGGAAGAATACATGGCGCTTGCCTCGTACTATGTGGACGGGGAAGCCGTAAACCGGGCAATTCCCGTTTTAAAGGACGGCATCAGCCGGTACGGGAGCGAAGACATGATCGCTCTTTACGAGTCGGTTTCCTACGCGTATGCACCGGCTTCCACCAATTATACGGAGGTAAAAATGCCGTCATCCGACTGGTACATCCCGGCTTTCGACGGCGAACACTGGGGCTACATCGGGGACAACGGGAAGACACGGCTCCCTTTCCTTTATGAGGAAGCGACTTCCTTTTCGGGAAATTACGCCGTCGTGAAGCAGGACGGGCAGTACCTTCTGATTGATAAAAACGGGTACCGGAACGCCGTGGACAAAAACGGCCTGGAAGAAGTGACAGCCATTTCAGGCTCCAGGATTATCGGGAAGAAAGACGGCAGGTACAGGATTTACACCAATACCTTTACGCCTCTTGGGGAAGAGACCTACGAGGCGGCCAGTTTCGGCGGAAACGGGATGGCTGCCGTAAAGAAGGACGGAAAATGGGCGTTTCTTGACGAGAAGCTGGAAGCTGTGACGGAATATGCGTTTACCGACGTGGCCGTCAACAGCCGTGGCGAGGTTTTTTCCGGCGGCTATGCAGCCGTCTCCGATGAGAGCGGGTATTTCCTCATAAATGAAAAAGGCGAGGCCTGCTTTGAGGCCAGGTTTGCCGGTGCAAAGGGAATGGAAGGCGGCCTTGCCGCCATGGCTGACGCGTCGGGAAACTGGGGCTTTGTCAATGAAAAGGGAGAGGTACTTGTGGACTTTCTGTATCAGGATGTTTATTCCTTTTCCGACCGTCTGGCGGCCGTAAAATATGCAGGAAAATGGGGATATCTCAACCGGTACGGCACCATGATGATCGAGCCGCAGTTTGAGACGGCGTTCCCGTTCCATGAGGGGAGAGCCCTTGTGACGGACGATATGGGAAGGTATAAAGTGCTGGAGCTGAAATACTTCGATTTATTTTAA